AGGGCTTTCACACCCAACTTAAGAAACCGCCTGCGCGCGCTTTACGCCCAATAATTCCGGACAACGCTTGCCACCTACGTATTACCGCGGCTGCTGGCACGTAGTTAGCCGTGGCTTTCTGGTTAGATACCGTCAAGGGATAAGCAGTAACTCTTATCCTGTTTCTTCTCTAACAACAGTGCTTTACGATCCGAAAACCTTCTTCACACACGCGGCGTTGCTCCGTCAGACTTTCGTCCATTGCGGAAGATTCCCTACTGCTGCCTCCCGTAGGAGTCTGGGCCGTGTCTCAGTCCCAGTGTGGCCGATCACCCTCTCAGGTCGGCTATACATCGTCGCCTTGGTAGGCCTTGACCCCACCAACTAGCTAATGTACCGCGGGCCCATCTATCAGTGACACCGAAGCGTCTTTCTTCATCGGTTCATGCGAACCGAAGATCTATGCGGTATTAGCACCTGTTTCCAAGTGTTATCCCCCGCTGATAGGCAGGTTGCCCACGTGTTACTCACCCGTCCGCCACTCACGAACACATATGAGCAAGCTCATGCGTGTTGTTCGTTCGACTTGCATGTATTAGGCACGCCGCCAGCGTTCGTCCTGAGCCAGGATCAAACTCTCATTAAAATGATGTTGAATACTTATTCATAAGTATGAATAAGCTTTCTTACTCGTTAAACGGTGCTAGCAAATTTTTACTAACGTTTTTGATGGAAACGACTTTTCGTTTCCTATCCTAGGAATTTTGGGTGAAACATTTCGTTTCATCGCTTTTTCTTCTTTTTTGTTCAGTTTTCAAAGGGCACTTGTTTTTGTTGAACCGTTACGTTTGTATGTATCAGCAACGTTTATAAATATATCAATTTTTCATGGATTCGTCAATAGATTTGATCAACTTTTTTGCATAAAGTGAAAAAAAGTTGAGTTATCGCAAATATAACTAATTTATAAACATAAAAGTTACTACATGTTTTTCGCCTCTTTTCATATAAAAAGAGGTCAAATAACACTCGACCTCTTCCTACTAACTATAAGCTTTTTAATTATTTAAGCGTTTTTCTAAATCAGCTTTTTTATCTTCAAAGCCAGGTTTTCCAAGAAGTGCAAACATATTTGTTTTATAAGCTTCTACTCCTGGTTGGTCAAATGGATTCACACCATTTAAATAACCACTAATCCCAACCGCTTTTTCAAAGAAGTAAACAAGATAGCCGAATGTATATGGATCTAATTTAGGCACTTCGACAATAAAGTTTGGCACTTCTCCGTCTGTATGTGCAAGTAGTGTTCCTTCAAATGCTTTTGTATTAACAAAATCAACCGTTTCACCTGCTAAATAATTCAATCCATCTAAATCAACATCTTCTTTATTGATTGTTAAGTCATGACGTGGTTTTCCCACCTTAACAACCGTTTCAAACAAATTGCGACGTCCGTCTTGAATATACTGACCCAATGAATGCAAATCAGTAGAAAAGCTAGCGCTAGATGGATAAATTCCTTTCTGGTCTTTACCTTCACTTTCACCAAATAATTGCTTCCACCACTCATTGAAATATTGCAAGCAAGGTTCATAACTAATTAGTAATTCAGTTACTTTTCCTTTACGATAAAGTACATTACGGGCAGCTGCATATTGATAAGCAATATTTTCTTTTAATGAAGGGTTAGCAAAATCTTTACTTGCAACTTCTGCGCCTTCCATCATTGCTTTAATATCTACACCACTAACAGCAATAGGAAGTAAACCAACCGCTGTAAGTACCGAGAACCGTCCACCTACATCATCAGGAACAACAAACGTTTCATAGCCTTCATTGTCAGCTAGAGTTTTTAGTGCTCCTTTTGCTTTATCGGTTGTAGCATAAATACGACTTTTCGCTTCTTCTTTGCCATATTTTTTTTCTAGCAACTCTTTGAACGCTCGGAAGGCAATAGCAGGTTCCGTTGTTGTACCAGACTTAGAAATAACATTAACCGAAAAATCACGGTCTTGTACGAGTTCCATTAAATCGTGTAAATAGCTTGAACTTATACTGTTTCCTGCAAAGAAAACTTGGGGTGTCTGGCGTTTTTCTTTGTCTAATACATTATAGAAGGAATGACTCAATGCTTCAATAGCAGCACGAGCTCCAAGGTAAGATCCTCCAATACCAATGACAATTAAAATATCCGAATCATTCTTAATTTTATCGGAAGCTTTTAAAATACGGGCAAATTCGTCTTTATCATAATCACTTGGCAAGTTAACCCAGCCGAGGTAATCTGATCCAGCACCTGAACCATTATGTAAAGCATCATGTGCAGCTCTTACGGCAGGCTCTAAATAATCAATTTCATGTTTTTCAAAAAAACGTAGCGCCTTTGAATAATCAAATTTAATATGTGTCATCTTTATTCCCTCCAGATATATAAAAGATTCTCTATTAACTTTATCTCAAACAAAGAAGTTTAGCAAGGAAACCCCTATCGCACATGCAGCTCATTATTACATTTATAGAGTACTCCTTTTATAAAAATTAGCTTGTTTAAAGTAATATCCTCCAGATCAATTAAATTATTAGCTGTTAGTATCGGAAGCCACTTTACTTGATAGACGCTATTATCATTTGACAAATCATAAAAATCACCTACTGCAGTGGCTTGAAAGACAAACCTACAGACATGCTCCCAAGCGGTTCTATTTTCTTTACAAAATAGCAATGTATTGATGACGATATCCATATTAGTTTGTTGTTTTATTTTCAGCTTCAATGTATCTTCCATCGTTTTATCCATTGGTACATCGCCACCTGGTAGCTTCCAGGTGAAATCTTTTTTCCTTATAATCAATACTTCATCTTTTTTCTCATTGTAGATAAATGCTTCAACACTGATTTTTCTTTTCACTGGCACCCTCCCTTTTGCAAAACTTTTATTTAGTTAACAAATACGTTCATTCCAGCGAATAATCAAAAAATTTACACAAAAAAGCTAATTTGTATACTAAAAATGAACAGATTTGAACAAAAATTAAGATTATCGTTTCTAAATTTTATTGGTCTGCCTTTCTTATCCAATCTTGCAACTTGTCTCGCAGTGTATTAAAGCCATTGTCTGATTCTTTTTTTTGCGTTTTTTCTTTAGGTAGATCTTCAGTAGCACGGATTGACAAACTTATTTTGCCGCTTTCTTGATCAATATCTAATACTTTCACCTCGACTTCCTGGCCTAATTCTAAAAAATCGTGGATATCCTTCACAAAACCATGTCTAACCTCAGAAATATGTACTAATCCTTGTGTCTTATCATCCAATGCAACAAATGCTCCGTATCCTTGGATTCCAGTCACTTTCCCTTTAATGATATCACCCACTGCAAACGAACTCATAACCACTGCACCTGCTTTCATACATAACTACTATGTTTTTGTATTATATCACTTTGGCAATTATTCTACAATTAAGGTGGTTGAGGATTTATTTCAGCCTACTATTTTAAATTCATATGATACAATAGAAATTAGTTTTAATATTAATCATCA
This DNA window, taken from Listeria sp. PSOL-1, encodes the following:
- a CDS encoding glucose-6-phosphate isomerase, with the translated sequence MTHIKFDYSKALRFFEKHEIDYLEPAVRAAHDALHNGSGAGSDYLGWVNLPSDYDKDEFARILKASDKIKNDSDILIVIGIGGSYLGARAAIEALSHSFYNVLDKEKRQTPQVFFAGNSISSSYLHDLMELVQDRDFSVNVISKSGTTTEPAIAFRAFKELLEKKYGKEEAKSRIYATTDKAKGALKTLADNEGYETFVVPDDVGGRFSVLTAVGLLPIAVSGVDIKAMMEGAEVASKDFANPSLKENIAYQYAAARNVLYRKGKVTELLISYEPCLQYFNEWWKQLFGESEGKDQKGIYPSSASFSTDLHSLGQYIQDGRRNLFETVVKVGKPRHDLTINKEDVDLDGLNYLAGETVDFVNTKAFEGTLLAHTDGEVPNFIVEVPKLDPYTFGYLVYFFEKAVGISGYLNGVNPFDQPGVEAYKTNMFALLGKPGFEDKKADLEKRLNN
- a CDS encoding NUDIX hydrolase, with amino-acid sequence MKRKISVEAFIYNEKKDEVLIIRKKDFTWKLPGGDVPMDKTMEDTLKLKIKQQTNMDIVINTLLFCKENRTAWEHVCRFVFQATAVGDFYDLSNDNSVYQVKWLPILTANNLIDLEDITLNKLIFIKGVLYKCNNELHVR
- the yugI gene encoding S1 domain-containing post-transcriptional regulator GSP13, with product MSSFAVGDIIKGKVTGIQGYGAFVALDDKTQGLVHISEVRHGFVKDIHDFLELGQEVEVKVLDIDQESGKISLSIRATEDLPKEKTQKKESDNGFNTLRDKLQDWIRKADQ